In one Cloacibacillus porcorum genomic region, the following are encoded:
- a CDS encoding glycyl-radical enzyme activating protein, whose product MTVKGMIFNIAHYAVHDGPGIRTTVFLKGCPARCLWCCSPQSQSFTAERSLSGERIFGRELTAEELFAEVRRDAPFWRRSGGGVTLSGGEVMAQPDFAAAFLDLCRAHNVHTAIESCLFASLETVTRIAERTDFIQFDLKAMEPSLHRRLTSLGNENILENAAALLRSGKPVLVRFPLIPGLNDTEENLRATGLFLEGARAGVSLEILRYHRMGVGLYEELGRRYPLPDVEPPTDDEYARAKKILSDYKIMVL is encoded by the coding sequence ATGACGGTCAAGGGGATGATTTTCAACATAGCGCACTACGCGGTACACGACGGACCGGGGATACGCACGACGGTATTCCTCAAGGGGTGTCCCGCGCGCTGTCTATGGTGCTGCAGCCCCCAGTCGCAGAGTTTTACGGCGGAACGTTCTCTGTCCGGCGAAAGAATATTTGGACGGGAGCTTACGGCGGAGGAGCTCTTTGCCGAGGTGCGGCGCGACGCGCCCTTTTGGCGGCGTTCGGGCGGAGGGGTCACCCTTTCCGGCGGCGAGGTGATGGCCCAGCCTGATTTTGCCGCGGCCTTTCTTGACCTCTGCCGCGCCCATAATGTTCACACGGCGATCGAGAGCTGTCTGTTTGCCTCTTTGGAGACGGTGACGCGTATCGCGGAGAGGACGGACTTTATACAGTTTGATCTCAAGGCGATGGAACCGTCGCTGCACAGGCGTCTCACTTCACTGGGAAACGAAAATATTCTTGAAAACGCCGCGGCGCTCCTGCGAAGCGGCAAACCTGTTCTCGTGCGCTTTCCGCTGATACCGGGTCTCAACGATACGGAGGAAAATCTTCGCGCGACCGGCCTCTTCCTTGAAGGGGCGAGGGCTGGCGTATCCCTTGAGATACTGCGCTATCACCGGATGGGAGTCGGTCTGTACGAGGAACTTGGGCGGCGCTATCCGCTGCCGGATGTCGAGCCTCCCACCGACGATGAATACGCCAGGGCGAAGAAAATTTTAAGCGATTATAAAATCATGGTTTTGTAG
- a CDS encoding glycyl radical protein, with the protein MIREESVKRIAGMKERMITNCPTELLPERALLVTEAYKLYAAEPPVLKRAYALRHILENMTLFIDDEELFVGHNSPKPRSPIACPELGARWILADLDNFATRPADSIGITDENKKILRECLEGWQEASLDSVTAGLVSAEARSAIAEAMITVGAQGTAHGNIAVNNKKLLEKGLRGIIDEIEAKLASFKPRCAADGNKIDFWRAAKLSCEAVIAFAHRYADEAQRRAAACSDPVRREELYEIAAVLKRVPEFPAANFREALQSVWLIYVVTQIEADPHAMLLGRFDQYMYPYYKNDVEAGRLTDDEAVELLAHIWIKCTAIIKLMDSVTTRTFAGFPLFQNITLGGQGPRGEDACNELTGLIMEAAAVARVPQPSLSFRYHNKVDPDALLKACETIKLGLGYPAVMNDNCIIPKHLIRGATLEEARGYCMNCVESDIEGACDSRSNGGYVNLPKAFLLALNDGADPATGRQAGPHTGKLADFKNFEELMVAFESQVAYFVELIVRAYDLIDGAHAAHAPEPFTSALLDDCIETGLTRQEGGVRYNFSGIFGVGLASAADAMAAVRKVIFDDGSASPEALLNALRDDFAGAPELKKLCEAAPKFGNDDDYADLLARDASHIFCKEVVQYPCMRGGFYIPELHSVSTHVYFGELTGATPDGRPAATPFSDGASPVGGRDRNGPTAAVCSMSKIDHMEVLQGVLYNQKFSPSVLSAPNSAALLADYVRAWCDLGGHHIQFNIVSSDDLKEAQRQPDDYRDLIVRVAGYSAYFAELNENTQNEIIARTEYEEMN; encoded by the coding sequence ATGATTAGAGAAGAGTCCGTGAAACGAATAGCTGGAATGAAGGAACGCATGATCACAAATTGCCCCACGGAGCTTTTACCGGAGCGGGCGCTGCTGGTCACCGAAGCATATAAACTCTACGCCGCGGAGCCGCCGGTGCTGAAACGTGCCTATGCGCTGCGGCATATCCTGGAGAATATGACGCTTTTCATTGACGACGAAGAGCTCTTTGTCGGCCATAATTCACCGAAACCGCGTTCTCCTATCGCCTGTCCCGAGCTTGGCGCGCGCTGGATACTGGCCGACCTCGATAATTTTGCGACGCGCCCAGCCGATTCGATCGGTATTACGGATGAGAATAAAAAGATTCTGCGCGAATGTCTTGAGGGCTGGCAGGAGGCCTCGCTTGACTCCGTAACCGCGGGCCTTGTCTCGGCGGAGGCCAGATCGGCGATAGCGGAGGCGATGATCACTGTCGGCGCGCAGGGGACGGCGCATGGCAATATCGCGGTGAATAACAAGAAGCTGCTGGAAAAGGGGCTTCGCGGCATTATCGATGAGATAGAGGCGAAGCTGGCCTCCTTTAAGCCGCGGTGTGCCGCCGACGGCAATAAGATCGACTTCTGGCGGGCGGCGAAGCTCTCGTGCGAGGCGGTAATCGCCTTTGCGCACCGTTATGCGGACGAAGCCCAGAGGCGGGCCGCGGCGTGTTCCGACCCCGTTCGCCGTGAGGAATTGTACGAAATTGCGGCGGTGCTCAAGAGGGTGCCGGAATTTCCCGCCGCGAACTTCCGCGAGGCGCTGCAGTCGGTCTGGCTGATCTATGTGGTCACGCAGATCGAGGCCGACCCGCACGCGATGCTGCTGGGGCGCTTCGACCAGTATATGTATCCCTACTATAAAAATGACGTCGAAGCGGGACGGCTGACCGACGATGAGGCCGTAGAGCTGCTGGCCCATATCTGGATCAAATGCACGGCGATCATCAAACTGATGGATTCGGTGACGACGCGGACCTTCGCCGGTTTTCCGCTCTTCCAGAATATAACCCTCGGCGGGCAGGGGCCTCGCGGCGAGGATGCCTGCAACGAGCTGACGGGGCTGATAATGGAGGCCGCCGCGGTCGCGCGGGTGCCGCAGCCGTCGCTTTCATTCCGCTATCATAATAAGGTCGATCCCGACGCGCTGCTCAAAGCCTGTGAGACGATCAAGCTCGGGCTTGGTTATCCCGCAGTCATGAACGACAACTGTATCATCCCCAAACACCTGATACGCGGCGCGACGCTCGAGGAGGCGCGGGGCTACTGCATGAACTGCGTGGAATCTGACATCGAGGGAGCCTGTGATTCGCGTTCCAACGGTGGTTATGTCAATCTGCCGAAGGCCTTCCTGCTCGCGCTGAACGACGGCGCGGACCCGGCGACGGGGCGGCAGGCCGGGCCGCATACGGGCAAGCTGGCGGACTTTAAGAACTTTGAGGAGCTTATGGTGGCCTTTGAATCCCAGGTCGCCTATTTCGTTGAGCTCATTGTGCGCGCCTACGACCTTATCGACGGAGCGCACGCCGCGCACGCCCCGGAGCCGTTCACCTCGGCGCTGCTCGACGACTGCATTGAAACCGGTCTTACCCGCCAGGAGGGCGGCGTGCGCTATAACTTCTCCGGCATCTTCGGCGTCGGCCTCGCCTCGGCCGCCGACGCGATGGCCGCCGTGCGAAAGGTGATCTTCGACGATGGAAGTGCCTCGCCGGAGGCGCTGCTGAATGCGCTCCGGGATGATTTTGCCGGTGCGCCGGAGCTGAAAAAACTCTGCGAGGCGGCGCCGAAGTTCGGCAACGACGACGATTACGCCGACCTCCTCGCACGCGACGCCTCGCACATCTTCTGCAAAGAGGTGGTGCAGTATCCCTGCATGCGCGGCGGCTTCTACATACCAGAGCTACATTCCGTCTCCACGCACGTCTACTTTGGCGAACTGACGGGCGCCACGCCTGACGGGCGTCCGGCGGCGACGCCGTTCTCCGACGGAGCCTCGCCGGTGGGCGGCCGTGACCGGAACGGTCCCACCGCCGCGGTCTGTTCGATGAGCAAGATCGACCACATGGAGGTTTTGCAGGGTGTGCTCTATAATCAGAAATTCTCGCCCTCGGTGCTCTCCGCGCCCAATTCGGCGGCGCTGCTTGCCGACTATGTCCGCGCCTGGTGCGACCTTGGCGGACACCATATACAGTTCAACATCGTCTCATCAGATGACCTGAAGGAGGCGCAGCGGCAGCCGGACGACTACCGCGACCTTATCGTCCGCGTCGCCGGCTACAGCGCCTATTTCGCGGAGCTTAACGAGAACACGCAGAATGAAATTATCGCCCGTACCGAATATGAAGAGATGAATTAA
- a CDS encoding glycyl radical protein yields MEKQYSYLERVNRLKEKVFDTYPEIDLEDAKLLTQSFLETQGEALVTRKAKAFLKQCQEKSVKIWDDELIVGNAGSKIRGGILSADVCWSVLDRELETINTREYDKFRLLPEDKKDFEEIIRPYWKGRSNYEEWLARIPADVAALRDNGALYIDKKAVRGWGEVTAGYEWFISNGVEGLRKKILARKSELDATVPGDYEKEIYLDALLIVCEGMETLAERYAIEAERLAALEGDGRRKAELREIAAVCRQVPAYPARTFREAMQSFYFYQICIFMEQNAAAYNPGRMDQYLYPYYKADLEAGRITAEEAQELFDCLWVKFSEPCLFQDAKSAEYASGYPMFQNLCAGGVDSMGRDAVNDLSYMIIQATMDTQLYQPSLSVRYNMAKNPNSFLRKIVELMAMGTGFPAFHNDEVGIRMLMNKGIPLREALNWNPGGCVETNLAGKIRGYSALADINLGSVMEFVMLNGKCRKSGKLAGAQTGDPTTFAAFDDFMAAVKNQLHYVIKVVVKASHIIDDICMGRPVPALSISFEECIENAKDYAWGGAKYNTGNGIICIGVSDLINSVAAVKHLVYDTKSVTMKQLLAALASDFADAPEILKACQEAPKYGNDDPYVDGIAAELFSYIADEIESYRSKFGVMTPGILPVSGNTPFGVEVGALPSGRRAGKPLADGVSPNGGTDVNGPTAVLKSVANIPHDRFVQGTLLNMKLDPQMVNNENGIRQIMALLKSLCTLGVYHVQFNVVDQKKLLEAQAHPEEYRNLLVRVAGYTAFFVELGKEVQDDIIARTVQSENVVSCG; encoded by the coding sequence ATGGAAAAACAGTATAGCTATCTGGAACGAGTCAACAGGCTAAAAGAGAAGGTATTCGATACATATCCCGAAATAGACCTTGAGGACGCGAAGCTGCTGACGCAGAGCTTCCTTGAGACCCAGGGCGAGGCGCTGGTCACGCGCAAGGCTAAGGCCTTTCTTAAACAGTGCCAGGAAAAGAGCGTCAAAATCTGGGACGATGAACTAATCGTTGGCAACGCGGGCAGCAAGATACGCGGCGGCATCCTCTCCGCCGACGTCTGCTGGTCCGTCCTCGACCGCGAGCTCGAGACCATCAACACCCGCGAATACGACAAGTTCAGGCTGCTGCCCGAAGACAAAAAGGACTTCGAAGAGATCATCCGCCCCTACTGGAAGGGGCGCTCCAACTACGAAGAGTGGCTTGCGCGCATTCCTGCCGACGTCGCCGCTCTGCGCGACAACGGCGCCCTTTACATCGACAAAAAGGCCGTGCGCGGCTGGGGCGAAGTCACCGCCGGCTATGAATGGTTCATCAGCAACGGCGTCGAAGGTCTGCGCAAAAAGATACTCGCGCGCAAATCGGAGCTTGATGCGACAGTCCCCGGAGACTACGAGAAAGAGATATACCTTGACGCGCTGCTCATCGTCTGCGAGGGTATGGAGACCCTCGCGGAGCGTTACGCTATCGAGGCCGAACGTCTGGCGGCGCTGGAAGGCGACGGGCGGCGCAAAGCGGAGCTGCGCGAAATAGCGGCCGTATGCCGCCAGGTACCCGCCTATCCGGCGCGCACCTTCCGCGAGGCGATGCAGTCCTTCTACTTCTACCAGATATGCATCTTCATGGAACAGAACGCCGCCGCCTACAACCCGGGGCGCATGGACCAATACCTCTATCCCTACTACAAAGCCGACCTCGAGGCGGGACGCATCACCGCCGAAGAGGCGCAGGAGCTCTTCGACTGCCTCTGGGTCAAATTCTCCGAACCCTGCCTCTTCCAGGACGCCAAATCCGCGGAATACGCCTCCGGCTACCCGATGTTCCAGAACCTCTGCGCGGGCGGCGTAGACAGCATGGGGCGCGACGCGGTAAATGATCTCTCATACATGATAATCCAGGCGACGATGGACACCCAGCTCTACCAGCCCTCACTCTCCGTACGCTACAACATGGCGAAAAACCCCAACTCCTTCCTGCGTAAAATAGTCGAGCTGATGGCTATGGGCACCGGTTTCCCCGCCTTCCACAATGACGAAGTCGGCATCCGCATGCTCATGAACAAAGGCATCCCCCTGCGCGAGGCGCTCAACTGGAACCCCGGCGGCTGCGTCGAGACCAACCTTGCGGGCAAAATACGCGGCTACTCGGCGCTCGCCGACATCAACCTCGGCAGTGTCATGGAATTCGTCATGCTCAACGGCAAATGCCGCAAAAGCGGCAAACTCGCGGGGGCGCAGACTGGAGACCCCACGACCTTCGCTGCCTTCGACGACTTCATGGCGGCAGTTAAAAACCAGCTCCATTACGTCATAAAAGTCGTCGTCAAGGCGAGCCACATCATTGACGACATCTGCATGGGGCGCCCCGTGCCGGCCCTCTCCATCAGCTTTGAAGAATGCATCGAAAACGCCAAAGACTACGCCTGGGGCGGCGCCAAATACAACACCGGCAACGGCATAATCTGCATCGGCGTCTCCGACCTCATCAACAGCGTCGCCGCCGTCAAACACCTCGTCTACGACACAAAAAGCGTTACAATGAAGCAGCTCCTCGCGGCCCTCGCCTCCGACTTCGCGGACGCGCCGGAAATACTGAAAGCCTGCCAGGAGGCCCCCAAGTACGGCAATGACGATCCCTATGTAGACGGCATCGCGGCGGAACTCTTCTCCTACATCGCCGACGAGATAGAGAGCTACCGCAGTAAATTCGGCGTCATGACCCCCGGCATCCTGCCCGTCTCCGGCAACACCCCCTTCGGTGTGGAAGTGGGAGCCCTGCCCTCCGGCCGCCGCGCGGGGAAACCGCTCGCCGACGGCGTCAGCCCCAACGGCGGCACCGACGTCAACGGCCCGACCGCGGTACTCAAATCCGTGGCCAACATCCCGCATGACCGCTTCGTACAGGGTACGCTGCTCAACATGAAACTCGACCCGCAGATGGTGAACAACGAAAACGGCATCCGTCAGATCATGGCGCTGCTTAAAAGCCTCTGTACCCTTGGCGTCTACCACGTTCAATTCAACGTCGTCGATCAGAAAAAACTCCTTGAGGCCCAGGCCCATCCCGAAGAATACCGTAACCTGCTTGTGCGCGTCGCCGGTTACACAGCCTTCTTCGTAGAGCTTGGCAAAGAGGTGCAGGACGACATCATCGCGCGCACCGTACAGAGCGAAAACGTCGTCTCCTGCGGCTGA
- a CDS encoding glycyl-radical enzyme activating protein: protein MENRGETAGSVLRIEKSSIHDGDGLRTVLFLKGCPLRCLWCSTPESQRMVPERGLSREKCLRCGRCVEQCPQGALTMGEDGINFDRNRCAGCLKCASVCPSSAVVPYGKKMTANEAVCEIAKDEIFYFHSGGGLTVSGGEPLDQSGFVREVLAGCCERGIDCAIESSFFAPWEKIEPLLPYISLLHVDIKHPDAEKHKKLIGVDNGLILENIRRADGAPYDFGLVIRTPLIPGINDGDEDIVKLAEIVKGLKKLRFMEFLAYHRLGTETYKRLGLDYPLAEIKTPDAAYMRRKAAVFKSAAGVTVKINGSIFE, encoded by the coding sequence ATGGAAAACCGCGGCGAAACAGCCGGCTCCGTCCTGCGCATAGAAAAAAGCTCCATTCACGACGGAGACGGCCTGAGGACCGTCCTCTTCCTCAAAGGCTGCCCATTGCGCTGCCTCTGGTGCTCCACGCCGGAGTCGCAGCGCATGGTGCCCGAGCGCGGCCTCTCGCGTGAAAAATGCCTGCGCTGCGGGCGCTGCGTGGAACAATGCCCGCAGGGGGCGCTCACCATGGGAGAGGACGGCATAAACTTTGACCGTAACAGATGCGCTGGCTGTCTCAAATGCGCCTCCGTATGCCCCTCATCGGCCGTCGTGCCCTACGGCAAAAAAATGACGGCGAATGAGGCGGTGTGCGAAATCGCGAAAGACGAAATATTCTACTTCCACTCCGGAGGCGGGCTCACCGTAAGCGGGGGAGAGCCCCTCGACCAGAGCGGATTCGTCCGCGAAGTGCTTGCCGGCTGCTGCGAGCGCGGTATCGACTGCGCCATCGAAAGCAGCTTCTTCGCGCCGTGGGAGAAAATAGAGCCGCTGCTGCCGTACATCAGCCTGCTCCATGTGGACATAAAACATCCCGACGCGGAAAAACACAAAAAACTCATCGGCGTCGACAACGGCCTGATCCTTGAAAACATCAGGCGAGCCGACGGCGCGCCCTATGACTTCGGCCTTGTGATACGCACGCCGCTCATACCGGGTATAAACGACGGAGACGAAGATATCGTGAAACTCGCGGAGATCGTGAAGGGATTAAAAAAGCTGCGTTTCATGGAATTTCTCGCCTATCACCGTTTGGGGACGGAGACCTACAAAAGACTCGGCCTCGACTATCCTCTTGCGGAGATAAAGACGCCTGACGCCGCCTACATGCGGCGCAAGGCTGCGGTATTCAAAAGTGCCGCAGGTGTGACCGTGAAGATTAACGGCAGCATATTTGAATAG
- a CDS encoding aminotransferase class I/II-fold pyridoxal phosphate-dependent enzyme, giving the protein MRDFICDKIKKIKPSGIRRLFDIANEIPDVISLGVGEPDFDTPWHIREEGIYSLHKGRTFYTSNSGLIELREEIARFMKRKYGLTYDPKHEIVLTVGGSEAIDIALRAILNPGDEVIYPEPCFVSYEPCILLSDGVPVPIELTAETEFRLQPEQLEAAITPNTKALLISYPNNPTGAIMEREDLEKLVPIIIKHDLLVISDEIYSELSYRDRHVSIASLPGMLERTIVINGFSKSYAMTGWRLGFACGPAGIIEYMLKVHQFGIMSAPTMSQYAAISALKNGDRDICTMAESYNQRRRFLMEAFREMGLPCFEPFGAFYVFPDISEFGMGSEEFCTKLLEAENVAVVPGSAFGACGDKYVRISYAYSIEELKEAMARIARFIERLRMGRK; this is encoded by the coding sequence GTGAGAGATTTCATCTGCGACAAGATAAAGAAGATAAAGCCGTCAGGTATACGCCGCCTCTTTGACATTGCCAACGAGATACCGGACGTCATCTCGCTCGGCGTCGGAGAGCCGGATTTCGACACCCCCTGGCATATCCGTGAAGAGGGCATCTATTCGCTGCACAAGGGGCGCACCTTCTATACCTCCAACTCGGGGCTCATTGAGCTCCGCGAGGAGATAGCTCGCTTCATGAAGCGCAAGTACGGACTTACGTACGACCCCAAGCATGAGATAGTGCTGACGGTCGGCGGCAGCGAGGCCATCGACATCGCCCTGCGCGCGATCCTGAACCCCGGCGACGAGGTGATATACCCCGAGCCCTGCTTCGTCTCCTACGAACCCTGCATTTTGCTCTCAGACGGCGTTCCCGTTCCGATAGAGCTGACGGCGGAGACGGAGTTCCGCCTTCAGCCCGAACAGCTTGAGGCGGCGATCACGCCGAATACCAAGGCTCTGCTCATCTCCTATCCCAACAACCCGACGGGGGCGATAATGGAGCGAGAAGACCTTGAAAAACTTGTACCGATCATCATCAAGCACGACCTGCTCGTCATCTCCGACGAGATCTACAGCGAGCTTTCATACAGGGACCGTCATGTGAGCATCGCCTCGCTTCCGGGAATGCTTGAGCGTACGATCGTCATAAACGGCTTCTCCAAGTCGTACGCGATGACGGGCTGGCGTCTCGGCTTCGCCTGCGGCCCCGCGGGGATAATAGAATATATGCTGAAGGTGCACCAGTTCGGCATCATGTCCGCGCCGACGATGAGCCAGTACGCCGCGATATCGGCGCTCAAGAATGGGGACCGGGATATCTGCACCATGGCGGAGTCATACAACCAGCGCCGCCGCTTCCTCATGGAGGCATTCCGCGAGATGGGGCTGCCCTGCTTCGAACCATTCGGCGCCTTCTACGTATTCCCCGACATCTCCGAGTTCGGCATGGGCTCCGAAGAGTTCTGCACCAAGCTGCTGGAGGCGGAGAATGTCGCGGTCGTTCCCGGCTCGGCCTTCGGCGCCTGCGGCGACAAATATGTGAGAATCTCATACGCCTATTCCATCGAGGAGCTAAAAGAGGCTATGGCGCGCATCGCGCGCTTCATCGAAAGGCTGCGGATGGGCAGGAAGTAA
- a CDS encoding Lrp/AsnC family transcriptional regulator: protein MDSKQREEILRLLEKNARYTAKDIAVMLGMDVSEVKNEIEMMEKERTICGYHALVDWDKTDDEKISALIELKVTPQRGEGFDRIAEKIYQYPEVESLYLMSGGYDFSVILKKATMKEIANFVSSRLAVIEEVQSTATHIVLVRYKDHGILLTAPKKDMRMVVTP, encoded by the coding sequence ATGGACAGTAAGCAGAGGGAAGAGATACTTCGGCTTCTTGAAAAAAACGCCAGATATACGGCGAAGGATATCGCCGTCATGCTGGGCATGGATGTTTCGGAGGTCAAGAACGAGATCGAGATGATGGAAAAAGAGCGCACCATCTGCGGCTATCACGCGCTTGTAGACTGGGACAAGACGGACGACGAAAAGATCTCAGCCTTGATCGAGCTCAAAGTCACACCACAGCGCGGCGAGGGCTTCGACCGCATCGCCGAGAAGATATACCAGTACCCCGAGGTGGAGTCCCTCTACCTCATGTCGGGCGGCTACGACTTCTCGGTGATCCTCAAAAAGGCTACGATGAAGGAGATCGCGAACTTCGTCTCCTCGCGCCTCGCGGTCATCGAGGAGGTACAGAGCACGGCGACGCATATCGTGCTTGTGCGCTATAAGGACCACGGGATACTGCTGACGGCCCCGAAAAAAGATATGAGGATGGTGGTGACGCCGTGA